One window from the genome of Mumia sp. ZJ1417 encodes:
- a CDS encoding AtpZ/AtpI family protein, producing MSESSRRPRRSLSQAISRIVGGIVVYGAIGFGLDRWWGTSFMVFAGAALGAALGIFTVYAATPHKS from the coding sequence ATGAGCGAATCCTCCCGACGTCCTCGACGCAGCCTGAGCCAGGCGATCAGCCGGATCGTCGGAGGGATCGTGGTCTACGGAGCCATCGGCTTCGGACTGGATCGCTGGTGGGGGACCTCGTTCATGGTGTTCGCCGGCGCAGCCCTCGGGGCAGCGCTCGGGATCTTCACCGTGTACGCGGCCACGCCGCACAAGTCCTGA
- the thrB gene encoding homoserine kinase — translation MSPFVEGPVTVRTPASSANLGPGYDALGLGLSLYDEVTAEVVDDGGLTVTVDGVGAADVPRDESHLVVRSLRAVFDELGMTQPGLRVHCVNRIPHARGLGSSSAAIVGGITVARALLSGSASIAPLGEARFDDAAALRLATRLEGHPDNVAAALLGGLTIAWMDGVEARAVRLDVEAEVVVYVPEDGVSTEVARGLLPAHVPHADAALNAGRAALLVAALDGRPELLFDATEDALHQAYRAPAMPASYALVEALRADGIPAIISGAGPTVLAFATDAFDAAPLVGRAPGGWAVLSLPVDRAGARQV, via the coding sequence ATGAGCCCGTTCGTCGAGGGCCCGGTCACCGTCCGTACGCCTGCGTCGTCGGCCAACCTCGGGCCCGGTTATGACGCGCTCGGCCTCGGACTCAGCCTGTACGACGAGGTGACGGCGGAGGTCGTCGACGACGGCGGGCTGACCGTCACCGTGGACGGTGTCGGCGCGGCCGACGTCCCGCGCGACGAGTCGCACCTGGTCGTCCGCTCCTTGCGTGCGGTCTTCGACGAGCTGGGGATGACCCAGCCCGGGCTGCGCGTGCACTGCGTCAACCGGATCCCGCACGCCCGTGGGCTCGGCTCGAGCTCGGCGGCGATCGTCGGTGGGATCACGGTCGCGCGGGCACTGCTGTCCGGGTCCGCCTCGATCGCGCCGCTCGGCGAGGCTCGGTTCGACGACGCCGCGGCTCTGCGCCTTGCGACGCGCCTGGAAGGCCACCCCGACAACGTCGCCGCCGCGCTGCTCGGCGGGCTGACGATCGCCTGGATGGACGGCGTCGAGGCTCGGGCGGTCCGCCTCGACGTCGAGGCGGAGGTCGTCGTGTACGTGCCTGAGGACGGGGTCAGCACAGAGGTCGCGCGCGGACTCCTGCCCGCGCATGTCCCGCACGCCGACGCCGCGCTCAACGCCGGCCGTGCCGCCCTGCTCGTCGCCGCGCTCGATGGCCGTCCCGAGCTGCTCTTCGACGCCACCGAGGATGCCTTGCACCAGGCGTACCGCGCGCCGGCGATGCCCGCCTCGTACGCGCTGGTCGAGGCGCTGCGCGCTGACGGTATCCCGGCGATCATCTCCGGCGCCGGCCCGACGGTGCTCGCGTTCGCGACCGATGCGTTCGACGCGGCCCCGCTGGTCGGCCGCGCGCCCGGGGGCTGGGCCGTGCTTTCGCTGCCGGTCGACCGTGCCGGGGCGCGCCAGGTCTGA
- the rho gene encoding transcription termination factor Rho, which produces MVLPELQQIASGLGIKGFGKMRKGALIEAIQAAQGGGSSAPAPAAQTSTPQASSAPVADKPRNEAPAKQDKPRDEKRNDAPARQDKPRKEKRNDDRGEKARDRGDKPRDEKPREDKSRDEKAREDKSRDEMPRDEKPREEKSRDEKPREDKSREDNRDRAERNNRDIRDGRDRSDRGDRGDQKNDAESDNRGDRDRDGESGGRRRNRNRNRNRNRDRPERTGREVEPMVNEDDVLIPAAGILDVLDNYAFVRTSGYLPGENDVYVSLSMVRKWGLRKGDAIVGQVRQPRDGERKEKFNPLVKIESVNGMTIDEAKQRVEFSKLTPLYPSERLRLEIDPAQLSGRIIDIVSPIGKGQRGLIVSPPKAGKTMIMQQIANAITTNNPECHLMVVLVDERPEEVTDFQRTVKGEVIASTFDRPATDHTTVAELAIERAKRLVELGHDVVVLLDGITRLGRAYNLAAPASGRILSGGVDSSALYPPKKFFGAARNIEDGGSLTILATALVETGSRMDEVIFEEFKGTGNMELRLRREFADKRIFPAIDVEASGTRREELLMSREELAIVWKLRRVLSALDGQQALELMIDKLKSTKSNVEFLMQINQSTPSTGRRGGGDDD; this is translated from the coding sequence ATGGTGCTGCCTGAGCTGCAGCAGATCGCCTCCGGCCTCGGTATCAAGGGCTTCGGCAAGATGCGCAAGGGTGCCCTCATCGAGGCCATCCAGGCCGCGCAGGGCGGCGGCTCGTCCGCCCCCGCGCCCGCCGCGCAGACCAGCACCCCCCAGGCGTCGTCGGCCCCGGTCGCCGACAAGCCCCGCAACGAAGCTCCCGCGAAGCAGGACAAGCCCCGCGACGAGAAGCGCAACGACGCTCCCGCGCGGCAGGACAAGCCCCGCAAGGAGAAGCGCAACGACGACCGTGGCGAGAAGGCTCGCGACCGTGGTGACAAGCCGCGTGACGAGAAGCCGCGCGAGGACAAGTCGCGTGACGAGAAGGCGCGCGAGGACAAGTCGCGTGACGAGATGCCGCGTGACGAGAAGCCGCGCGAGGAGAAGTCGCGTGACGAGAAGCCGCGCGAGGACAAGTCGCGTGAGGACAACCGTGACCGTGCCGAGCGCAACAACCGCGACATCCGGGACGGCCGCGACCGTAGCGATCGTGGCGATCGGGGAGATCAGAAGAACGACGCCGAGAGCGACAACCGTGGCGACCGCGACCGCGACGGCGAGAGCGGCGGCCGTCGTCGCAACCGCAACCGCAACCGCAACCGCAACCGTGACCGCCCGGAGCGCACCGGGCGCGAGGTCGAGCCGATGGTGAACGAGGACGACGTCCTCATCCCGGCCGCCGGCATCCTCGACGTGCTCGACAACTACGCCTTCGTCCGGACGAGCGGCTACCTCCCCGGCGAGAACGACGTCTACGTCTCCCTGTCGATGGTCCGCAAGTGGGGCCTTCGCAAGGGCGACGCGATCGTCGGCCAGGTGCGCCAGCCCCGCGACGGCGAGCGCAAGGAGAAGTTCAACCCGCTCGTCAAGATCGAGTCGGTCAACGGCATGACGATCGACGAGGCCAAGCAGCGCGTTGAGTTCTCCAAGCTGACGCCGCTGTACCCCTCTGAGCGTCTGCGCCTCGAGATCGACCCGGCCCAGCTGTCCGGCCGCATCATCGACATCGTGTCGCCGATCGGCAAGGGCCAGCGCGGCCTGATCGTCTCGCCTCCCAAGGCCGGCAAGACGATGATCATGCAGCAGATCGCCAACGCGATCACGACCAACAACCCTGAGTGCCACCTGATGGTCGTCCTCGTCGACGAGCGTCCGGAGGAGGTCACCGACTTCCAGCGCACCGTCAAGGGCGAGGTCATCGCCTCGACCTTCGACCGTCCGGCCACCGACCACACCACGGTCGCCGAGCTGGCGATCGAGCGCGCGAAGCGGCTGGTCGAGCTCGGCCACGACGTGGTCGTCCTCCTCGACGGCATCACGCGCCTCGGCCGCGCCTACAACCTGGCGGCCCCCGCCAGCGGCCGCATCCTGTCCGGCGGTGTCGACTCCTCGGCGCTCTACCCGCCCAAGAAGTTCTTCGGCGCGGCCCGCAACATCGAGGACGGTGGCTCGCTGACGATCCTCGCCACCGCGCTCGTCGAGACCGGCTCGCGGATGGACGAGGTGATCTTCGAGGAGTTCAAGGGCACCGGCAACATGGAGCTGCGTCTGCGCCGCGAGTTCGCGGACAAGCGCATCTTCCCGGCGATCGACGTCGAGGCCTCGGGCACCCGCCGCGAGGAGCTCCTGATGAGCCGCGAAGAGCTCGCGATCGTCTGGAAGCTGCGCCGCGTCCTCTCGGCCCTCGACGGCCAGCAGGCCCTCGAGCTGATGATCGACAAGCTCAAGAGCACCAAGAGCAACGTCGAGTTCCTGATGCAGATCAACCAGAGCACCCCGTCGACGGGCCGCCGCGGCGGCGGGGACGACGACTGA
- a CDS encoding glutathione peroxidase produces the protein MTNAYEFRAVDIDGTERGLDEYRGKAVLVVNTASKCGFTPQYEGLEELYRKYQDEGLVVLGFPCDQFRNQEPGDEAEIKEFCSLTYDVTFPMFSKVDVNGPDAHPLYKWLRDQKSGVLGDRIKWNFTKFLINSDGDVVDRYAPTTKPEDIADDIEKLLR, from the coding sequence ATGACGAACGCGTACGAGTTCCGGGCCGTCGACATCGACGGGACGGAGCGAGGGCTCGACGAGTACCGCGGCAAAGCCGTCCTCGTCGTCAACACCGCCAGCAAGTGCGGCTTCACCCCGCAGTACGAGGGGTTGGAGGAGCTCTATCGCAAGTACCAGGACGAGGGGCTCGTCGTCCTCGGCTTCCCGTGCGACCAGTTCCGCAACCAGGAGCCGGGCGACGAGGCCGAGATCAAGGAGTTCTGCTCCCTGACGTACGACGTCACGTTCCCGATGTTCTCCAAGGTCGACGTCAACGGCCCGGACGCGCACCCGCTCTACAAGTGGCTGCGCGACCAGAAGTCGGGCGTTCTCGGTGACCGGATCAAGTGGAACTTCACCAAGTTCCTGATCAACTCCGACGGCGACGTCGTGGACCGCTACGCGCCCACGACCAAGCCCGAGGACATCGCCGACGACATCGAGAAGCTCCTGCGGTGA
- the thrC gene encoding threonine synthase → MTQLHGARPWRGVIDEYRDWLPMVGDTPAVSLGEGGTPLVRSGWLSELTGSDVRLKVEGSNPTGSFKDRGMTAAITVALAEGAEAVVCASTGNTSASMAAYAVRAGLRPIVLVPQGKIAAGKMAQALMFDSLVVQVRGNFDDCLDIARGLADSYPVALVNSVNPVRLQGQKTGAFEVVDVFGDAPDVHVMPVGNAGNISAYWLGYREYAEADLATRTPRMWGFQAEGAAPLVTGSPVPDPETVASAIRIGNPASWHLAVEARDTSGGRISAVSDQEILDAQRELARRDGVFVEPASAAGVAGLVKAHAAGEVPTGATIAVVVTGNGLKDIDTPLQHLGAIADHVVDADVRKAAELAGLA, encoded by the coding sequence GTGACCCAGCTGCATGGCGCCCGCCCGTGGCGCGGCGTGATCGACGAGTACCGTGACTGGCTCCCCATGGTCGGTGACACGCCCGCCGTGTCGCTGGGGGAGGGCGGCACGCCGCTCGTCCGGTCCGGTTGGCTGTCGGAGCTCACCGGGAGCGACGTCCGGCTGAAGGTCGAGGGCAGCAACCCGACCGGGTCGTTCAAGGACCGGGGCATGACGGCGGCGATCACCGTCGCCCTGGCCGAGGGCGCCGAGGCCGTCGTCTGTGCGTCCACCGGCAACACCTCGGCCTCGATGGCGGCGTACGCGGTCCGGGCGGGGCTGCGGCCGATCGTGCTCGTGCCGCAGGGCAAGATCGCGGCCGGCAAGATGGCGCAGGCGTTGATGTTCGACTCACTCGTCGTGCAGGTGCGCGGCAACTTCGACGACTGCCTCGACATCGCGCGCGGCCTCGCCGACTCGTACCCCGTTGCGCTCGTCAACTCCGTCAACCCCGTCCGGCTCCAGGGCCAGAAGACGGGCGCGTTCGAGGTCGTCGACGTCTTCGGTGACGCCCCGGACGTGCACGTGATGCCGGTCGGCAACGCGGGCAACATCTCGGCGTACTGGTTGGGCTACCGCGAGTACGCCGAGGCCGACCTCGCCACCCGTACCCCGAGGATGTGGGGCTTCCAGGCCGAGGGCGCCGCCCCGCTCGTCACGGGCTCGCCCGTGCCGGACCCGGAGACCGTTGCCAGCGCCATCCGCATCGGCAACCCGGCGTCGTGGCACCTCGCGGTCGAGGCGCGCGACACCTCCGGCGGCCGCATCAGCGCCGTGTCGGACCAGGAGATCCTCGACGCCCAGCGCGAGCTCGCGCGGCGCGACGGCGTCTTCGTCGAGCCGGCCTCGGCCGCGGGAGTCGCCGGGCTGGTGAAGGCGCACGCCGCAGGCGAGGTGCCGACGGGCGCCACCATCGCGGTCGTCGTCACCGGCAACGGCCTCAAGGACATCGACACGCCACTTCAGCACCTCGGTGCGATCGCAGACCACGTCGTCGATGCGGACGTCCGCAAGGCGGCCGAGCTCGCCGGCCTGGCATGA
- the prmC gene encoding peptide chain release factor N(5)-glutamine methyltransferase: MTDLRALLADATRQLAEAGVASPRNDAELLLAHVLGTGRAGLLLVDDLDGAQASAYEVLVARRATREPLQHLTTTAAFRYRDLAVGPGVFVPRPETESLVEWGLTVLDGVEAKHPVVVDLGTGSGAIAGAVASERPHARVHAVELSDDAFAYAERNLAGLEVDLRHGDLADAFADLDGTVDLVLANPPYIPLTAWESVAVEARDHDPALALWSGEDGLDAMRDVAATAARLLRDGAMVGAEHADVQGESAPAVFVAHGGFVDMQDRTDLAGRPRFVTARRVRR, encoded by the coding sequence GTGACAGACCTGCGAGCCTTGCTCGCCGACGCCACCCGCCAGCTCGCAGAGGCGGGAGTGGCCTCGCCGCGCAACGACGCGGAGCTGCTGCTCGCGCATGTCCTCGGCACGGGGCGGGCGGGCCTGCTGCTGGTCGACGACCTCGACGGCGCTCAGGCGAGCGCGTACGAGGTCCTCGTCGCCCGGCGCGCCACGCGTGAGCCGCTCCAGCACCTCACCACCACGGCGGCGTTCCGCTACCGCGACCTCGCGGTCGGGCCTGGCGTGTTCGTCCCGCGGCCCGAGACCGAGTCCCTGGTCGAGTGGGGGCTCACCGTCCTCGACGGCGTCGAGGCCAAGCACCCCGTCGTGGTCGACCTCGGTACGGGATCGGGCGCGATCGCGGGGGCAGTGGCGTCCGAGCGCCCTCACGCCCGCGTGCATGCGGTGGAGCTCAGCGACGACGCGTTCGCGTACGCCGAGCGCAACCTGGCCGGGCTGGAGGTCGACCTGCGGCACGGCGACCTGGCCGACGCGTTCGCCGACCTCGACGGCACGGTGGACCTCGTGCTCGCCAACCCTCCGTACATCCCGCTGACCGCGTGGGAGTCGGTGGCCGTGGAGGCGCGCGACCACGACCCCGCGCTGGCGCTCTGGTCCGGCGAGGACGGGTTGGACGCGATGCGCGACGTCGCCGCGACCGCCGCGCGCCTGCTGCGTGACGGCGCGATGGTCGGCGCGGAGCACGCCGACGTGCAGGGGGAGTCTGCTCCGGCGGTGTTCGTCGCGCACGGCGGGTTCGTCGACATGCAGGACCGTACGGACCTGGCCGGCCGGCCGCGGTTCGTGACCGCGCGGCGCGTCCGGCGCTGA
- a CDS encoding F0F1 ATP synthase subunit B, which yields MDITQLAAEEAHNPILPVWSEVILGLIVFGIVVFLVAKLVVPNFEKAYAERAAAIEGGMKEAAQAQEEAKAALEQYNAQLAEARHEAARIREEAREQGAAITAEMRTQAQDEAQRIVTAAHQQIEAERAQAVQSLRREVGQLSTELASRIVGESLEDEARQRRTVERFIVDLEGSSNGSAN from the coding sequence ATGGACATCACACAGCTGGCCGCGGAGGAGGCGCACAACCCCATCCTCCCGGTCTGGTCCGAGGTCATCCTCGGCCTGATCGTCTTCGGGATCGTCGTCTTCCTGGTCGCGAAGCTCGTCGTCCCGAACTTCGAGAAGGCGTACGCCGAGCGTGCCGCCGCGATCGAAGGCGGCATGAAGGAAGCGGCTCAGGCCCAGGAGGAGGCCAAGGCGGCGCTGGAGCAGTACAACGCCCAGCTCGCCGAGGCCCGGCACGAAGCCGCACGCATCCGCGAGGAGGCGCGCGAGCAGGGTGCCGCGATCACTGCCGAGATGCGAACCCAGGCGCAGGACGAGGCTCAGCGCATCGTCACGGCCGCGCACCAGCAGATCGAGGCCGAGCGCGCGCAGGCGGTTCAGTCTCTGCGCCGCGAGGTGGGGCAGCTCTCCACCGAGCTCGCGTCGCGGATCGTCGGTGAGTCGCTGGAGGACGAGGCGCGTCAGCGCCGTACCGTCGAGCGCTTCATCGTCGACCTCGAGGGCTCGTCGAACGGATCGGCGAACTGA
- the prfA gene encoding peptide chain release factor 1 has product MSRFDAVETLVREHSDLETQMADPSVHSDPAKAKRLGQRYAELSGIVRTFREWQRVVDDVEAARELADEDPGFAAEVETLTVREHELAERLEHLLVPRDPADSKDAILEIKAGEGGEESALFAGDLLRMYLRWAESRGWKTELIDENASDLGGYKSVTVGVKAKGTLEPGEAPYAKLKFEGGVHRVQRVPVTESQGRVHTSAAGVMVFPEAESVDVEVNDNDLRIDVFRSSGPGGQSVNTTDSAVRITHLPTGIVVSCQNEKSQLQNKEQALRILRSRLLQAAQDAADAEASDARRSQVRTVDRSERIRTYNFPENRISDHRVGFKAYNLDQVMDGALDDVVNACVEADLAARLASVEAGR; this is encoded by the coding sequence ATGAGCAGGTTCGACGCGGTGGAGACGCTCGTACGCGAGCACTCCGACCTCGAGACCCAGATGGCCGACCCCTCGGTCCACAGCGACCCCGCGAAGGCGAAGCGGCTGGGCCAGCGCTACGCCGAGCTCAGCGGCATCGTCCGCACCTTCCGCGAGTGGCAGCGGGTCGTCGACGACGTCGAGGCTGCTCGCGAGCTCGCTGACGAGGATCCTGGCTTCGCTGCGGAGGTCGAGACCCTGACCGTCCGCGAGCATGAGCTCGCCGAGCGCCTCGAGCACCTGCTCGTCCCGCGCGACCCCGCCGACTCCAAGGACGCGATCCTCGAGATCAAGGCGGGGGAGGGCGGTGAGGAGTCCGCCCTCTTCGCCGGCGACCTGCTCCGGATGTACCTGCGTTGGGCGGAGTCCCGAGGCTGGAAGACCGAGCTCATCGATGAGAACGCCTCCGACCTGGGCGGCTACAAGTCCGTGACGGTCGGCGTCAAGGCGAAGGGCACCCTGGAGCCGGGGGAGGCCCCGTACGCCAAGCTGAAGTTCGAGGGTGGCGTGCACCGTGTCCAGCGGGTCCCTGTGACCGAGTCGCAAGGGCGCGTCCACACCTCCGCAGCGGGCGTCATGGTGTTCCCCGAGGCCGAGTCCGTCGACGTCGAGGTCAACGACAACGACCTGCGGATCGACGTGTTCCGGTCATCCGGTCCTGGCGGACAGAGCGTCAACACCACCGACTCCGCGGTGCGCATCACCCACCTGCCGACCGGCATCGTCGTGAGCTGTCAGAACGAGAAGAGCCAGCTCCAGAACAAGGAGCAGGCGCTGCGCATCCTGCGCTCACGGCTGCTGCAGGCCGCGCAGGACGCGGCGGACGCCGAGGCGTCGGACGCGCGGCGCTCGCAGGTCCGTACGGTTGACCGCTCTGAGCGGATCCGTACGTACAACTTCCCCGAGAACCGCATCTCCGACCACCGCGTCGGGTTCAAGGCGTACAACCTCGACCAGGTGATGGACGGCGCCCTCGACGACGTTGTGAACGCCTGCGTCGAGGCCGATCTCGCGGCGCGCCTCGCGTCGGTCGAGGCCGGTCGGTGA
- a CDS encoding MraY family glycosyltransferase, with translation MREYLVVFLVAVAVTYLLAVLAREGAMKVGAYARVRDRDVHAVPIPYFGGVAMLFGLLAAYLVAARMPFLSSSEDAVLADAGAVMVGATVITLVGVIDDVYELDALTKFAGQLLAAVITVSMGVQLVYLPLPGNTWAIDPLQSILFSVLTIVICVNAVNFVDGLDGLAAGVVGIGAVAFFIFAFVLVAENRQTNAIAAAMLCAALAGVCVGILPHNFNPARMFIGDAGAMLIGFVLACSAVSLSGRFSAAEAIQGLGGAQASLVPALLPLLLPFAVLLVPFVDLLMAVVRRTRAGRSPFAPDKLHLHHRLLEIGHSHRRAVLAMYMIAGVVAFGAVALGLVGGWRASAGVVVMVVVTAFVVFWLPRVGRTGRA, from the coding sequence ATGCGCGAGTATCTCGTCGTCTTCCTGGTCGCTGTGGCGGTGACCTATCTGCTCGCCGTGCTGGCACGGGAGGGTGCGATGAAGGTCGGGGCGTACGCGCGCGTGCGCGACCGCGACGTCCACGCGGTGCCCATCCCCTACTTCGGCGGCGTGGCGATGCTGTTCGGCCTGCTGGCGGCCTATCTCGTCGCGGCGCGGATGCCGTTCTTGTCCAGCTCGGAGGACGCGGTCCTCGCGGACGCGGGCGCCGTCATGGTCGGGGCGACGGTGATCACGCTGGTCGGGGTCATCGACGACGTGTACGAGCTCGACGCGCTCACGAAGTTCGCCGGACAGCTCCTGGCGGCGGTGATCACCGTCTCCATGGGCGTGCAGCTCGTCTACCTCCCGCTGCCCGGCAACACCTGGGCGATCGACCCGCTGCAGTCGATCCTCTTCTCCGTCCTGACGATCGTGATCTGCGTCAACGCGGTCAACTTCGTCGACGGTCTGGACGGGCTGGCAGCGGGAGTGGTCGGGATCGGCGCGGTCGCGTTCTTCATCTTCGCCTTCGTCCTGGTCGCCGAGAACCGGCAGACCAACGCCATCGCGGCCGCGATGCTGTGTGCCGCGCTCGCGGGCGTGTGCGTGGGGATCTTGCCGCACAACTTCAACCCGGCGCGGATGTTCATCGGCGACGCCGGAGCGATGCTCATCGGCTTCGTGCTGGCCTGCTCGGCCGTCTCGCTGTCGGGGCGGTTCTCGGCGGCCGAGGCGATCCAAGGCCTCGGCGGCGCGCAGGCGTCGCTGGTCCCCGCCCTGCTGCCGCTGTTGCTGCCGTTCGCGGTGCTGCTCGTGCCGTTCGTCGACCTGCTGATGGCGGTCGTGCGCCGGACCCGCGCGGGGCGCTCGCCGTTCGCGCCCGACAAGCTGCACCTGCACCACCGGCTGCTCGAGATCGGCCACTCCCACCGGCGGGCCGTGCTCGCGATGTACATGATCGCCGGCGTGGTCGCCTTCGGCGCTGTCGCGCTAGGCCTCGTCGGCGGCTGGCGGGCGAGCGCAGGGGTGGTGGTGATGGTGGTCGTGACGGCGTTCGTGGTGTTCTGGCTGCCCCGGGTCGGGCGTACGGGCCGAGCCTGA
- a CDS encoding L-threonylcarbamoyladenylate synthase, with amino-acid sequence MSERFSCVGDDDEREAGLEAAKAALQSQKLVVTPTDTVYGIAADAFDADAVAALLAAKGRGRHMPPPVLVGSTMTLDALATGVEPYVYTMVEALWPGPLTVICHQQDSLAWDLGETRGTVAVRMPDDATTLALLQRTGPLAVSSANLTGHPAATTVVEAEEQLGDSVAVYLDGGPSGSGVPSTIVDCTGERPRIVRPGAVTAERLAELGLEVA; translated from the coding sequence GTGAGCGAACGGTTCTCTTGCGTCGGTGACGACGATGAGCGTGAGGCAGGCCTGGAGGCCGCCAAGGCGGCCCTCCAGAGCCAGAAGTTGGTCGTGACGCCGACCGACACGGTGTACGGCATCGCAGCGGACGCGTTCGACGCCGACGCCGTCGCCGCGCTCCTGGCGGCGAAGGGTCGTGGACGGCACATGCCGCCACCGGTCCTCGTGGGGTCGACGATGACGCTGGACGCCTTGGCGACGGGCGTCGAGCCGTACGTCTACACGATGGTCGAGGCGCTCTGGCCGGGGCCGTTGACGGTCATCTGCCACCAGCAGGACTCTCTCGCCTGGGACCTGGGCGAGACCCGGGGCACGGTCGCTGTCCGGATGCCAGATGATGCCACCACGCTCGCCCTGCTTCAGCGCACCGGCCCACTCGCGGTCTCGAGCGCGAACCTCACCGGCCACCCTGCCGCGACGACGGTCGTCGAGGCCGAGGAGCAGCTCGGCGACTCGGTCGCGGTCTATCTGGACGGCGGGCCCTCGGGCAGCGGCGTCCCGTCGACGATCGTGGACTGTACGGGGGAGCGCCCGCGGATCGTCCGTCCCGGCGCCGTCACCGCCGAGCGGTTGGCCGAGCTGGGGCTCGAGGTCGCCTGA
- the rpmE gene encoding 50S ribosomal protein L31 yields MKKDIHPTYVSTEVSCTCGNTFTTRSTATDGVIRVETCAACHPFYTGKQRILDTGGRVARFEKRYGKK; encoded by the coding sequence ATGAAGAAGGACATTCACCCCACGTACGTGTCGACCGAGGTCTCGTGCACCTGTGGCAACACGTTCACCACGCGCAGCACCGCGACCGACGGCGTCATCCGCGTCGAGACCTGCGCCGCCTGCCACCCGTTCTACACGGGCAAGCAGCGCATCCTGGACACGGGCGGCCGCGTCGCTCGCTTCGAGAAGCGCTACGGCAAGAAGTAA
- the atpB gene encoding F0F1 ATP synthase subunit A, producing the protein MTTEGRTVLAEFHPPGPSSFELPPIFTIFGVDFTKPMVLVILSGFVVVGLTYAFSRRAAVVPGRMQFAGEYIYNFVRNGIARDNIGSEHYMKYVPYLFALFMFVLVNNYYGVIPFIQFPSFARIGFVVALAAITWVVYNAVGIAKHGFVGYLKHETVPGGIKGPILLLLVPLEFFSNILIRPITLTLRLFGNMFAGHLLLILFATGGAYLLLDSGNALYGVVGVLSFLLGIAVSFLELLVMFLQAYVFTLLTAMYIGEAIADEH; encoded by the coding sequence GTGACCACCGAAGGACGGACTGTCCTCGCAGAGTTCCACCCGCCGGGTCCCTCCAGCTTCGAGCTGCCCCCGATTTTCACGATCTTCGGTGTGGACTTCACCAAGCCGATGGTGCTGGTGATCCTCTCGGGGTTCGTCGTCGTCGGCCTCACGTACGCGTTCTCGCGTCGTGCCGCGGTGGTCCCCGGGCGGATGCAGTTCGCCGGCGAGTACATCTACAACTTCGTCCGCAACGGCATTGCCCGCGACAACATCGGGTCCGAGCACTACATGAAGTACGTGCCGTACCTGTTCGCGTTGTTCATGTTCGTGCTGGTGAACAACTACTACGGCGTGATCCCGTTCATCCAGTTCCCGTCGTTCGCGCGCATCGGCTTCGTCGTCGCGCTGGCGGCGATCACCTGGGTGGTCTACAACGCGGTCGGCATCGCCAAGCACGGCTTCGTCGGATACCTCAAGCACGAGACGGTCCCCGGTGGTATCAAGGGCCCGATCCTTCTCCTGCTCGTGCCGCTGGAGTTCTTCTCCAACATCCTGATCCGGCCGATCACGCTGACGCTGCGACTCTTCGGCAACATGTTCGCCGGCCACCTTCTGCTGATCCTGTTCGCGACCGGCGGCGCCTATCTGCTGCTGGACTCGGGCAACGCGCTGTACGGCGTGGTCGGCGTCCTGTCCTTCCTGCTCGGCATCGCGGTCAGCTTTCTCGAGCTGCTGGTGATGTTCCTGCAGGCGTACGTGTTCACCTTGCTGACCGCGATGTACATCGGCGAAGCCATCGCCGACGAACACTGA
- the atpE gene encoding ATP synthase F0 subunit C: protein MIGLGLAAIGPGVGIGLIFAAYIAGVARQPEAQSRLQTIAILGFVLAEALFIISVALAFVLPI from the coding sequence ATGATCGGTCTCGGCCTTGCCGCGATCGGTCCCGGTGTCGGCATCGGCCTCATCTTCGCCGCATACATCGCCGGCGTCGCCCGTCAGCCGGAGGCGCAGTCGCGCCTGCAGACGATCGCGATCCTCGGCTTCGTCCTCGCCGAGGCGCTGTTCATCATCAGCGTCGCGCTCGCGTTCGTCCTGCCTATCTGA